A section of the Microcoleus sp. FACHB-831 genome encodes:
- a CDS encoding dCMP deaminase family protein, which produces MQNILQVYESSQRPTWDEYFLMLAKLAATRSTCLAFPVGAAIVKNRQILATGYNGSPAGSVHCTAQGYCYEGLSSCDASKIMPSRSVHAEANAIAQAAKHGISTAGATIYVTLEPCLSCLKLVISAGISEVFYETPFNTGESILVRDSFIKDGLVTLTQIKVSEETAKRAAFFLLNPTSVARPSTTLEPGNGSSLAVSP; this is translated from the coding sequence ATGCAAAATATCTTACAAGTATACGAATCATCTCAACGGCCAACATGGGACGAGTATTTTTTGATGTTGGCGAAACTTGCAGCAACTCGCTCAACTTGCCTCGCGTTTCCGGTTGGTGCTGCAATAGTTAAAAATAGGCAGATTTTGGCAACGGGTTACAATGGTTCGCCAGCTGGGTCCGTTCATTGTACTGCTCAGGGATACTGCTATGAGGGGCTTAGCAGTTGCGATGCTAGTAAAATTATGCCATCGCGTTCTGTTCATGCGGAAGCAAATGCGATCGCGCAAGCTGCAAAGCACGGTATTTCTACTGCTGGTGCAACTATTTATGTCACTCTAGAACCTTGCTTATCTTGCTTAAAATTAGTTATTTCAGCAGGAATAAGTGAAGTTTTTTATGAAACTCCTTTCAACACTGGAGAAAGTATCCTTGTTAGGGATTCTTTCATCAAGGATGGTTTAGTTACCCTGACGCAAATTAAAGTTTCTGAAGAAACAGCAAAAAGAGCTGCATTCTTCCTGCTAAACCCCACATCTGTTGCTAGACCATCTACAACTTTAGAGCCGGGTAATGGGTCAAGTTTAGCGGTTTCGCCGTAG
- a CDS encoding adenylate kinase: MRLVILGGPGAGKGTQAARLCSLLNIPWISTGDMLRSAIAAQNPLGIQAQPYVEKGELVPDPTLIEFMRSRLDQPDASKGWLFDGYPRTAFQAEELDFLLDDLGQALDWAIYLDVPPTVMMSRILGRTGSDSDESCRLDDQPDIVERRIELFQERTIPILEYYEQRSRLLKVSGDQTPEQIQQEILQKLNQV, translated from the coding sequence GTGAGACTGGTGATTCTGGGCGGGCCAGGGGCAGGTAAGGGAACGCAGGCGGCAAGACTATGCAGCCTGCTAAATATCCCTTGGATTTCAACGGGAGATATGTTGCGTAGCGCGATCGCTGCCCAAAACCCGCTGGGAATACAAGCGCAACCCTATGTGGAGAAGGGCGAATTAGTGCCCGATCCAACGCTGATAGAATTTATGCGATCGCGGCTAGATCAACCTGACGCAAGCAAGGGTTGGCTATTCGATGGTTATCCCCGCACCGCCTTTCAAGCTGAAGAGCTAGATTTTCTTTTAGACGATTTGGGTCAAGCCTTGGACTGGGCGATTTACCTAGATGTCCCGCCTACCGTGATGATGAGTAGAATTTTGGGGCGAACGGGTTCCGACAGCGATGAATCGTGTCGCCTGGACGACCAACCAGACATAGTAGAGCGTCGAATTGAATTATTCCAAGAGCGCACTATCCCTATTTTGGAATACTACGAACAGCGATCGCGCCTGCTTAAAGTTTCTGGCGACCAAACCCCAGAACAAATACAACAGGAGATTTTGCAGAAACTTAATCAAGTATAA
- a CDS encoding P-loop NTPase family protein → MVAQLETPTLNSDRRLLPAIEGLVQVFTSTHRSFFTTVMAQALRIAGQGTPVLVVQFLKGGIKQGHEHPMRLGQHLDWIRCDLPRCIDTPHLDETEVQSLLRLWQHTQKVVYEGKYSLVVLDELSLAINFGLIPQSEVLDFLEKRPSHVDIILAGPEMPQALLDVADQITEIRRSDRP, encoded by the coding sequence ATGGTTGCACAGCTAGAAACTCCAACTCTCAACAGCGATCGCCGCTTACTTCCCGCCATTGAAGGATTGGTACAGGTTTTTACCTCTACTCACCGCAGCTTTTTTACTACTGTGATGGCGCAAGCGCTTAGAATTGCGGGGCAGGGTACGCCTGTGCTGGTGGTTCAGTTTCTCAAAGGAGGAATTAAGCAGGGGCACGAGCATCCCATGCGCTTGGGGCAGCATTTAGATTGGATTCGCTGCGATTTGCCCCGCTGCATTGATACCCCACATTTGGATGAAACAGAGGTGCAGTCTTTGCTTCGCCTGTGGCAGCATACTCAAAAAGTAGTATATGAGGGTAAGTATTCCCTGGTTGTTCTGGATGAACTTAGTTTGGCGATTAATTTTGGCTTAATCCCACAATCGGAAGTTTTGGACTTTCTTGAAAAACGCCCCAGCCATGTAGATATTATTTTGGCAGGGCCAGAAATGCCCCAAGCGCTTCTAGATGTGGCAGATCAAATTACAGAAATTCGTCGCAGCGATCGCCCTTAG
- a CDS encoding FHA domain-containing protein: MEIEQRIGLYQVFLKLYEHHRGLLDEILQLENTSNKSLSGISPRYVQGVVQERQVYLVTNLLNGKSQMLLQPQRVWAIGRDRGLAMRMQDRKLSRRHAAIQYIDNDGFYFYDLSSTNGSYINGEPVHQRQLLKDGDRIRLGSVVFSFFFCGQTQPLNEVPPDLLAQLNTIAAAPQGTTAEDMISISSIDWDVLPNDNPDDTSAFLKGDLSSSDPLAPPLSPKLNNPQQGEILDRFYQRQSK; the protein is encoded by the coding sequence ATGGAAATCGAACAACGAATAGGTCTGTATCAGGTATTTCTCAAGCTCTACGAGCATCATCGCGGGTTGCTCGATGAAATTCTCCAGTTGGAAAACACCAGCAATAAATCTCTGAGTGGCATCAGTCCGAGGTACGTGCAGGGGGTTGTCCAAGAGCGGCAAGTATATTTGGTAACAAATTTATTGAATGGGAAAAGCCAGATGCTGCTGCAACCGCAGCGGGTTTGGGCTATAGGACGCGATCGCGGTTTGGCTATGCGGATGCAAGATCGTAAGTTGTCTCGCCGCCATGCTGCCATTCAATATATCGACAACGATGGTTTTTATTTTTATGACCTAAGCAGCACCAATGGTTCTTACATAAATGGAGAGCCAGTGCATCAACGCCAACTGCTCAAAGATGGCGATCGCATTAGGCTGGGCAGCGTTGTATTTTCCTTTTTCTTCTGCGGGCAAACCCAACCCTTAAACGAAGTTCCCCCCGATTTACTGGCACAACTCAACACTATAGCCGCCGCACCACAGGGAACAACCGCCGAAGACATGATTTCAATATCATCTATTGACTGGGATGTACTGCCTAACGACAATCCTGACGACACATCCGCCTTTTTGAAAGGGGATTTGTCCTCATCCGATCCCTTGGCTCCACCCTTATCCCCAAAATTAAATAATCCCCAGCAAGGCGAAATATTAGACCGTTTTTACCAGCGGCAATCAAAGTAA
- a CDS encoding DUF3493 domain-containing protein, whose product MASPNSQNRNGKVKKSQSINPEKYARLKAEAKAPYRGLRKFVYFSCGASGFIGAVVFMAQLAAGREVAQALPNLALQIGVVALMVWLFGLEDKAERKR is encoded by the coding sequence ATGGCTTCACCAAATTCCCAAAATCGCAACGGCAAAGTCAAAAAATCCCAGTCAATCAATCCTGAAAAATATGCACGCCTGAAAGCAGAAGCAAAAGCCCCTTACCGAGGCTTAAGGAAATTTGTCTATTTCTCTTGTGGTGCTTCTGGTTTTATTGGTGCTGTTGTTTTCATGGCTCAGTTAGCGGCTGGGCGGGAAGTCGCCCAAGCACTCCCTAACCTCGCCCTACAAATTGGGGTAGTCGCCCTTATGGTGTGGTTATTTGGCTTAGAAGACAAAGCTGAACGCAAGCGGTAA
- the recA gene encoding recombinase RecA, whose product MATHLTKNPDKEKALSLVLNQIEKSFGKGAIMRLGDASRMKVETISSGAMTLDLALGGGLPKGRVIEIYGPESAGKTTLALHALAEIQKAGGVAAFVDAEHALDPAYAAVLGVDIENLLISQPDNGESALEIVDQLVRSAAVDIVVIDSVAALVPRAEIEGDMGDAHVGLQARLMSQALRKVAGNIGKSGCTVIFLNQLRQKIGVTYGSPETTTGGNALKFYASVRLDIRRIQTLKKANEEYGIRAKVKVAKNKVAAPFRIAEFDIIFGKGISQVGCLVDLAEQTGAVVRKGAWYSHNGENIAQGRDNTMKYLEENEEFRAKIEKMVREELDRGAVVPANSVTPADSDDDDDVLDED is encoded by the coding sequence ATGGCTACCCATTTAACAAAGAATCCCGATAAAGAAAAAGCCCTATCCCTGGTGCTGAACCAGATTGAAAAGTCGTTTGGTAAAGGAGCCATCATGCGGCTGGGCGATGCCAGCCGCATGAAGGTGGAAACCATCTCCAGTGGGGCAATGACGCTGGATTTAGCCTTGGGCGGTGGCTTGCCGAAGGGACGGGTAATTGAAATTTATGGGCCAGAAAGTGCTGGTAAGACGACACTAGCACTGCACGCGCTCGCAGAAATCCAAAAAGCCGGAGGCGTTGCCGCTTTTGTCGATGCCGAACACGCCTTAGACCCCGCCTACGCTGCCGTACTGGGTGTTGATATTGAAAACCTATTAATTTCCCAACCAGATAACGGCGAGTCAGCGCTGGAAATCGTAGATCAGCTCGTTCGCTCTGCCGCCGTTGATATCGTGGTTATCGACTCTGTAGCTGCACTCGTACCTCGCGCTGAAATTGAAGGCGATATGGGTGATGCCCATGTCGGTTTGCAAGCCCGTTTGATGAGCCAAGCTCTGCGGAAAGTTGCTGGTAACATTGGTAAATCTGGCTGTACGGTCATTTTCCTCAACCAGCTACGGCAAAAAATTGGCGTTACTTACGGTAGCCCAGAAACCACAACTGGCGGTAACGCGCTTAAGTTCTATGCGTCTGTCCGCCTAGACATTCGCCGGATTCAAACGCTGAAAAAAGCGAATGAAGAATACGGTATCCGCGCTAAGGTCAAAGTTGCTAAGAATAAAGTCGCTGCTCCGTTCCGCATAGCTGAGTTTGATATTATCTTTGGCAAAGGCATTTCCCAAGTGGGATGTCTGGTGGATTTGGCCGAACAAACTGGAGCAGTTGTCCGCAAGGGAGCTTGGTACAGCCACAACGGTGAAAATATCGCTCAAGGGCGGGATAACACCATGAAGTACCTCGAAGAGAATGAGGAATTCAGAGCGAAGATTGAGAAGATGGTGCGCGAAGAACTGGATCGTGGAGCAGTTGTTCCCGCTAATTCAGTCACCCCAGCTGATAGCGACGACGATGACGATGTTCTAGATGAAGATTAA
- the xseA gene encoding exodeoxyribonuclease VII large subunit yields the protein MGTLLVDTPLSVGGLTSYIQDLLEQDDRLRQVWVTGEVSSARQYPSGLYFTLQDPKGDASMRCVAWSRSVSKLAVLPVVGEQLIVLGTISLYPKRGEYQLNIWQALPAGEGLQALRLRQLRDRLETEGLFDEQRKRSLPIHPQTIAVVTSPQAAAWGDIQRTLGQRYPGLHVLFSPAIVQGEQAPDSIAAAIDRVARDGRAEVLILARGGGAVEELACFNDERVVRAIASCSIPVITGIGHQRDESLADLVADFCAHTPTAAAERVVPELASLYTEHLSRLDALNDAVYERLKTSEDKLERLRSRLQRLPLDRQIQREMQKIGDIRQYLHRATSRRLEQATGNVQLLKEKLATLDPNSVLKRGYAVVREEKGAIARSSNNLNLGQELYIQLGEGSLKATITEIIDKE from the coding sequence ATGGGCACTTTGCTTGTTGATACGCCTCTTTCGGTAGGAGGATTAACATCTTACATCCAAGACCTGCTAGAGCAGGACGATCGGCTGAGGCAGGTTTGGGTAACTGGTGAAGTCTCCAGCGCTAGGCAGTATCCCAGCGGACTGTACTTCACGCTGCAAGACCCCAAAGGCGATGCTTCTATGCGCTGTGTGGCGTGGAGCCGCTCTGTAAGCAAACTAGCTGTACTGCCTGTAGTGGGAGAGCAGTTGATTGTGTTGGGGACTATCAGCCTCTATCCGAAGCGGGGAGAGTATCAGCTTAATATTTGGCAAGCTTTGCCTGCTGGTGAAGGGTTGCAGGCACTACGCTTGCGCCAACTTCGAGATCGGCTTGAGACGGAAGGTTTATTTGATGAACAAAGAAAGCGTAGCCTCCCCATCCACCCGCAAACTATTGCTGTTGTCACTTCACCCCAAGCTGCCGCCTGGGGAGACATTCAACGTACTTTAGGGCAACGTTATCCGGGGTTGCACGTACTGTTTTCGCCCGCTATAGTGCAAGGCGAACAAGCACCGGACTCTATTGCAGCCGCCATCGATCGGGTAGCGCGAGATGGTCGCGCCGAGGTATTGATTTTGGCGCGAGGAGGTGGGGCAGTTGAGGAATTAGCTTGTTTTAATGATGAGAGGGTGGTGAGAGCGATCGCTAGCTGTTCGATTCCTGTAATTACTGGGATAGGACATCAGCGAGATGAGTCTCTAGCTGACTTAGTTGCCGATTTTTGCGCTCATACTCCTACGGCTGCGGCTGAACGAGTTGTGCCAGAATTAGCTAGTCTTTACACGGAACATCTTTCCAGACTAGATGCTCTGAACGATGCGGTGTACGAACGGTTGAAGACAAGCGAGGACAAACTGGAAAGACTGCGATCGCGATTGCAGCGTCTGCCTCTTGACCGCCAAATTCAGCGAGAAATGCAGAAAATTGGTGATATTCGTCAATATTTGCACAGGGCAACATCGCGCCGTTTAGAGCAAGCAACTGGTAACGTTCAGTTGTTAAAAGAAAAGTTAGCAACTCTTGACCCGAATAGCGTGCTAAAGCGTGGCTATGCTGTGGTCAGGGAAGAAAAGGGAGCGATCGCCCGTTCCTCTAACAATTTAAATCTCGGACAAGAACTATATATTCAGCTAGGCGAAGGTAGTCTTAAAGCCACAATTACCGAGATTATCGATAAAGAATAA
- the dut gene encoding dUTP diphosphatase, which produces MKLKIVKVDRLAEIPKYAHTNDAGLDLFSLEELEIPAGESKLIHTGISIELPQGTEAQIRPRSGLALKHQITVLNTPGTIDEGYRGEIGVILINHGKNSFKVTKGMKIAQMVIAPVIHVEVEEADNLSYTTRGVNGFGSTGVI; this is translated from the coding sequence ATGAAGCTAAAAATAGTTAAAGTGGATCGTTTAGCAGAAATCCCTAAATACGCGCATACAAATGATGCTGGCTTAGACTTATTTTCTTTAGAAGAGTTAGAAATACCTGCTGGAGAAAGCAAGCTAATACACACTGGCATATCAATAGAGTTACCTCAAGGAACTGAGGCGCAAATCCGACCCAGAAGTGGACTAGCTCTGAAACACCAAATTACCGTACTAAATACGCCAGGGACAATAGATGAAGGCTATCGGGGTGAAATAGGAGTGATTTTAATTAATCATGGTAAGAATTCGTTTAAAGTTACCAAAGGCATGAAAATTGCTCAAATGGTAATTGCTCCCGTAATTCACGTTGAAGTTGAAGAAGCTGATAATCTAAGTTATACAACTAGGGGAGTTAATGGTTTTGGCTCAACAGGAGTTATCTAA
- the xseB gene encoding exodeoxyribonuclease VII small subunit, translated as MSDSTRTSRRKSASVPNQEAWNYEVTVAKVEAIVNKIESGEMELASVFDEFNAAIEYLRQCENFLAQKRQQMNLVIHTLAEETESF; from the coding sequence ATGAGCGATTCCACCCGTACTTCACGCCGCAAGTCAGCTAGCGTTCCCAACCAAGAAGCCTGGAATTATGAAGTCACAGTTGCCAAAGTTGAGGCTATTGTCAATAAAATTGAATCCGGCGAAATGGAACTAGCCTCAGTTTTCGATGAATTTAACGCCGCCATAGAATATTTGCGGCAATGCGAAAACTTTCTCGCCCAAAAGCGGCAGCAGATGAATTTAGTTATACACACGCTGGCCGAAGAAACAGAATCTTTTTGA
- the thyX gene encoding FAD-dependent thymidylate synthase: MHRFRVEVIAKTPNPQQVVYAALHQDYTEGFVFDERDSWPSESNCGEIIVKRLLAGERGHYGPLEHPQIVFNCGYFPHSVMQQARTHRVGVSFDVQSFRYTGNQFIDVVEGKKNIEDVFYLRPVGYYSDRQGKRYYYSPEQREEDLKWCLEAAKRYNLDIEAGMSEEHARGKLPFDYRQHFIVSFNLRSFLHFCDLRNKKNAQIEIQKLCELMWPHFQDWVPAIAEWYESNRLGKARLAP, encoded by the coding sequence ATGCATAGATTCCGAGTAGAAGTTATTGCCAAAACACCAAATCCTCAGCAGGTGGTTTATGCTGCCCTGCACCAAGATTATACCGAGGGTTTTGTATTTGATGAACGCGATTCGTGGCCATCAGAGTCAAACTGTGGCGAGATTATTGTTAAGCGCCTCTTAGCGGGTGAAAGGGGGCATTATGGCCCGTTGGAGCATCCCCAAATTGTCTTCAACTGTGGCTATTTTCCCCACAGCGTAATGCAACAAGCTCGTACTCATCGTGTTGGAGTATCCTTTGATGTTCAGTCATTTCGCTACACAGGCAACCAATTTATTGATGTAGTGGAAGGCAAGAAAAATATAGAAGATGTTTTCTATCTTCGCCCAGTGGGCTATTATTCAGATCGCCAGGGTAAACGATACTACTACAGTCCAGAGCAAAGAGAAGAAGATTTGAAGTGGTGTCTAGAAGCAGCTAAACGATACAACCTTGATATTGAGGCTGGTATGTCGGAGGAACACGCAAGAGGAAAACTTCCTTTTGATTATCGTCAGCACTTTATCGTCAGCTTCAATTTAAGGTCTTTTCTTCATTTTTGCGACCTTAGAAATAAGAAAAATGCTCAAATCGAGATTCAAAAGCTTTGCGAACTGATGTGGCCTCACTTTCAAGATTGGGTTCCAGCGATCGCAGAGTGGTATGAAAGTAATCGTCTTGGAAAGGCCAGATTAGCACCGTGA
- a CDS encoding DUF4337 domain-containing protein — MEIDPTEVVNFDDEEETTATSKEKSRNQLNSYVAITVALLATFMGICQVKGDNIVQQMQQAQADKIDYWAWYQARNIREEIANATVVQLQLQANSQPPAARSTYQKQIVAFQQLARSQNQKKEELRAKAENEQKKYDKLNVHDDQFDLSDAFVSIAIALFALTSLLQKRWLFGAAMIPTAFGVFMGFTGLLAWDIHPKELTKLISQTPPKTEAELKLTSNYSSARSQF; from the coding sequence ATGGAAATAGACCCGACGGAAGTGGTCAACTTTGACGACGAGGAAGAAACCACTGCTACCAGTAAGGAGAAGTCAAGAAATCAACTAAATAGTTATGTTGCCATTACTGTTGCTTTGCTGGCGACATTTATGGGAATCTGTCAGGTTAAGGGTGATAATATCGTCCAGCAAATGCAGCAGGCGCAAGCTGACAAGATAGACTATTGGGCTTGGTATCAAGCACGCAATATTAGGGAAGAGATTGCGAATGCTACAGTTGTGCAGCTACAACTGCAAGCTAATTCGCAACCACCAGCGGCGCGATCTACATATCAAAAACAGATAGTTGCTTTTCAACAACTGGCGCGATCGCAAAACCAGAAAAAGGAAGAATTAAGAGCCAAAGCTGAGAACGAGCAAAAGAAGTACGATAAGCTTAATGTCCACGACGATCAATTCGATTTATCCGATGCTTTTGTATCTATAGCGATCGCTCTTTTTGCCTTAACTTCCTTGTTGCAGAAGCGTTGGCTGTTTGGCGCGGCAATGATTCCTACTGCGTTTGGAGTGTTCATGGGCTTTACGGGATTGTTGGCCTGGGACATACATCCCAAAGAGTTGACAAAACTAATCTCGCAGACACCACCAAAGACTGAAGCGGAGTTAAAGTTAACCAGTAATTATTCATCGGCGCGATCGCAATTCTAG
- the rph gene encoding ribonuclease PH: MAWQRSDNRQPNQLRPLEFQRGFTRFAASSVLTRCGDTAVLCTVTVQPGVPKFLVGTGKGWLTAEYRMLPGATPQRGEREFMKLSGRTQEIQRLIGRSLRACVDLQALGERTVIIDADVLQADAGTRTTSITGGFVALSSAMDKLVQDGEIERSPILHQVAAVSVGLLEGEPFLDMNYPEDVAAEVDFNVVMNEHLGIIEVQGTAEDGTYSRTQLNQLLDLAEKGIEELLEAQRQALRIL; encoded by the coding sequence ATGGCGTGGCAGCGTTCTGATAATCGGCAACCAAATCAACTGCGTCCCTTAGAGTTTCAGCGGGGGTTCACTCGCTTCGCAGCTAGTTCCGTGCTTACGCGGTGCGGCGACACAGCGGTTCTTTGTACAGTTACAGTTCAACCAGGCGTTCCTAAATTTTTGGTAGGTACGGGCAAAGGCTGGCTGACGGCTGAGTACCGAATGCTGCCAGGAGCAACCCCCCAACGCGGGGAACGCGAATTTATGAAACTATCCGGACGCACCCAGGAAATTCAGCGGCTAATCGGACGCAGCTTGCGGGCGTGTGTTGATTTGCAAGCATTGGGCGAACGCACGGTTATTATAGATGCGGATGTTTTGCAGGCTGATGCTGGAACTCGCACTACTTCTATCACTGGCGGGTTTGTGGCGCTTTCGAGTGCGATGGATAAACTCGTGCAAGATGGTGAGATAGAGCGATCGCCCATTCTCCACCAAGTCGCCGCTGTTTCTGTAGGATTATTAGAGGGAGAGCCGTTCTTGGATATGAACTATCCCGAAGATGTTGCCGCTGAGGTTGATTTCAATGTTGTGATGAACGAGCATCTGGGCATAATTGAAGTCCAAGGAACTGCTGAAGACGGAACATATAGTCGCACCCAACTAAATCAACTGCTGGATTTGGCAGAAAAAGGTATTGAAGAATTGCTCGAAGCACAACGTCAAGCTTTGAGAATTTTATAG
- the bchB gene encoding ferredoxin:protochlorophyllide reductase (ATP-dependent) subunit B: MKLAYWMYAGPAHIGTLRVSSSFKNVHAIMHAPIGDDYFNVMRSMLERDRNFTPVTISSVDRNVLARGSQEKVVDNITRKDVEESPDLIVLTPTCTSSILQEDLENFVERASIETKSDVMLADVNHYRVNELQAADITLRQIVQLYIEKARKKGDLPEGKTEKPSVNIIGISSLGFHNHHDCTELKRLMADLGIQVNEVIPEGASVHNLKNLPKAWFNLVPYREIGLMAARYLEQEFGMPYVDITPMGVVETARCIRKIQQIINAGGADVDYEDYINNQTLYVSQAAWFSRSIDCQNLTGKKAVVFGDSTHAAALTKILAREMGIHVVWAGTYCKYDAEWFKEEVSEYCDEVIVTEDHGLIGDAIARVEPSAIFGTQMERHVGKRLNIPCGVIAAPIHVQNFPIGYKPFCGYEGTNQIADLVYNSFTLGMEDHLLEIFGGHDTKEVITKGISADSDLGWNKEAQAELNKVPGFVRGKVKRNTEKFARDRGFNVITVEVMYAAKESVGA; this comes from the coding sequence ATGAAATTAGCTTATTGGATGTATGCAGGCCCCGCCCACATCGGTACTCTGCGCGTCTCCAGTTCGTTTAAAAACGTCCACGCCATTATGCACGCACCTATTGGCGATGACTACTTTAACGTCATGCGTTCCATGCTAGAGCGCGATCGCAACTTCACCCCAGTTACAATCAGTTCCGTAGACCGGAACGTTTTGGCGCGTGGCTCCCAGGAAAAGGTAGTAGACAACATCACCCGCAAGGATGTTGAGGAAAGCCCCGACCTAATTGTGCTAACTCCTACTTGCACGAGCAGCATTCTGCAAGAAGACCTGGAAAATTTTGTCGAACGTGCATCGATAGAAACGAAATCAGACGTAATGCTAGCGGATGTAAATCACTACCGCGTGAACGAACTGCAAGCTGCGGACATTACCCTGCGGCAAATCGTCCAGTTATACATCGAAAAAGCGCGGAAAAAAGGCGATTTACCAGAAGGGAAAACTGAGAAGCCCTCCGTCAACATCATCGGCATTTCCAGCCTCGGATTCCACAATCACCACGACTGCACCGAGTTAAAGCGGCTGATGGCTGATTTAGGAATTCAGGTAAACGAAGTAATTCCAGAAGGTGCTTCTGTCCATAATTTGAAGAATCTGCCGAAAGCCTGGTTTAACCTAGTACCTTATCGCGAAATCGGCTTAATGGCTGCTCGTTATCTAGAGCAAGAATTCGGGATGCCTTATGTCGATATCACCCCTATGGGTGTGGTAGAAACTGCTCGTTGCATCCGCAAGATTCAGCAAATTATTAATGCTGGGGGTGCGGATGTTGACTACGAAGACTACATCAACAATCAAACTTTGTATGTTTCTCAAGCTGCTTGGTTCTCTCGTTCTATCGACTGTCAGAATTTAACTGGTAAGAAGGCTGTTGTTTTTGGCGACAGCACTCACGCGGCGGCGTTGACTAAAATTCTGGCACGTGAAATGGGAATTCACGTTGTCTGGGCTGGAACGTACTGCAAGTATGATGCTGAGTGGTTTAAAGAAGAGGTGAGCGAATACTGCGACGAAGTTATTGTCACAGAAGATCACGGCCTAATTGGTGATGCGATCGCTCGCGTTGAACCTTCTGCTATCTTTGGCACGCAAATGGAACGTCACGTTGGCAAGCGTCTGAATATCCCTTGCGGTGTAATTGCAGCACCGATTCACGTTCAGAATTTCCCTATTGGTTATAAGCCATTCTGCGGTTACGAAGGAACGAACCAAATTGCAGATTTGGTCTACAATTCCTTTACTTTGGGAATGGAAGATCACCTGTTAGAAATATTTGGCGGTCACGATACCAAGGAAGTGATTACTAAGGGTATTTCTGCCGATTCTGACTTGGGTTGGAACAAGGAAGCGCAAGCGGAACTAAATAAAGTTCCTGGATTTGTGCGCGGTAAAGTGAAGCGCAACACCGAGAAGTTTGCACGCGATCGCGGCTTCAACGTCATTACAGTTGAAGTTATGTACGCAGCTAAGGAATCTGTGGGCGCGTAG